In a genomic window of Anoxybacter fermentans:
- a CDS encoding Mur ligase family protein, producing the protein MKLFRDIRGVTCDSRKVKPGFAFVAIQGLKRDGHEYIEDALARGASVIITEKPIDLSVDVPVQQVPDGRIALAELAAYIYDYPSRFLLTIGVTGTNGKTTSTFLLHHLFNKNGIGCGLIGTVDIDTGLKTRKAQLTTPDAVELQKYLREMVDANLKAVSMEVSSHGIELKRTYGIDFDLTIFTNVTRDHFDFHKNFEHYVRIKKSLFEQLKDNAIALINGDDPHANFISKDIKAQVVTYGFKKKNMISAENIRQKNLKTYYDLVVRNSIQTRYAKIEPMRIPIEIKLPGKHNVYNTLGACGAGLLLGLTPKQVQNISTFTGVWRRFQIIYDGDFTVIDDCAHNPGSYTAVFETVQNLTYKKLYIINAIRGNRGVKINQDNARIIAGWVKKLPNVKLMITNCAELVKEDDLVHPEEEEIFLKTLKEQGIKFEHNPELLPYFKKVLKMVESGDIILLLGAHAMDEAGKLILEEIYRT; encoded by the coding sequence TTGAAATTATTTAGAGATATTCGGGGAGTTACATGTGACTCCCGGAAAGTAAAGCCCGGGTTTGCTTTTGTAGCAATCCAGGGCCTTAAAAGAGATGGACACGAGTATATTGAGGACGCTTTAGCCAGAGGGGCTTCAGTTATCATCACTGAAAAACCTATAGATTTATCCGTCGATGTACCGGTTCAACAGGTTCCAGATGGTCGGATTGCCCTCGCCGAATTGGCTGCTTATATCTATGATTATCCATCCCGTTTTTTGCTAACTATTGGAGTAACGGGAACAAATGGAAAGACAACTTCAACTTTTTTGCTCCACCATCTCTTCAATAAAAATGGGATCGGCTGCGGACTTATAGGTACTGTGGACATTGATACAGGATTAAAAACAAGAAAGGCCCAACTGACTACACCTGATGCCGTAGAACTGCAAAAATATCTGCGTGAAATGGTGGATGCAAATCTTAAAGCAGTTTCTATGGAGGTCTCGTCTCACGGAATTGAATTAAAGCGAACCTATGGAATTGATTTTGATCTTACCATTTTTACTAATGTAACCCGGGACCATTTCGACTTTCATAAGAATTTTGAGCACTATGTTAGAATTAAAAAAAGTCTTTTCGAACAACTAAAAGATAATGCCATTGCCCTTATAAATGGGGATGATCCTCATGCCAATTTTATTTCCAAAGATATTAAAGCACAGGTTGTCACCTATGGATTTAAGAAAAAGAATATGATTTCAGCAGAAAACATCCGCCAGAAAAATCTTAAAACCTATTATGATCTGGTAGTGCGTAATTCCATTCAGACCAGATATGCCAAAATTGAACCAATGCGAATACCAATTGAGATCAAACTACCAGGTAAACATAATGTATATAACACTCTGGGCGCCTGCGGAGCCGGGCTTCTTTTGGGATTAACTCCAAAACAGGTGCAAAATATCTCTACTTTTACCGGAGTATGGCGACGTTTTCAGATTATCTATGATGGTGATTTTACTGTTATTGATGATTGTGCCCATAATCCCGGAAGTTATACCGCAGTTTTTGAAACCGTACAGAACTTAACCTATAAAAAACTATATATCATTAACGCTATCCGGGGCAACCGGGGAGTTAAAATCAATCAGGACAATGCCAGAATCATCGCTGGATGGGTTAAAAAACTACCCAACGTTAAATTGATGATCACAAACTGTGCCGAACTGGTAAAAGAAGATGATCTGGTTCATCCCGAGGAAGAGGAAATCTTTTTAAAAACCCTTAAAGAACAAGGTATAAAGTTTGAACATAACCCTGAGTTACTACCTTATTTTAAGAAAGTATTAAAAATGGTTGAATCCGGAGATATAATTCTTTTATTGGGAGCTCATGCTATGGACGAAGCAGGAAAGTTAATTTTAGAAGAAATATATAGAACATAA
- a CDS encoding helix-turn-helix domain-containing protein, with protein sequence MELIRIGDKVINKNKIFRMIEKILNLRSQGLSQTEVARELEVERTFISRLESLGEVHKGGRIAIVGFPIANVEEIREMALNEGVEFVLLMSEKERWSFIKRDGLDIFNQIMEILIRLKEYDLVIFLGSDMRIDLADTLLEGKVVGIELGTSPITEDKYIDPSILKNIIKNFRK encoded by the coding sequence TTGGAATTAATCCGCATTGGTGATAAAGTTATCAATAAAAATAAAATTTTTAGAATGATCGAAAAAATTTTAAATCTTCGCAGTCAGGGTCTTTCTCAAACAGAGGTAGCTAGAGAATTAGAAGTTGAACGGACTTTTATTTCAAGGTTAGAGAGCCTTGGGGAGGTGCATAAAGGTGGTAGGATAGCTATTGTTGGATTTCCAATTGCTAATGTAGAAGAGATTCGGGAGATGGCATTAAATGAGGGAGTAGAATTTGTTTTACTCATGTCAGAGAAGGAACGTTGGTCATTTATTAAAAGAGATGGGCTTGATATCTTTAATCAGATAATGGAGATTCTTATTCGTCTTAAGGAATATGATCTGGTTATTTTTTTAGGTTCAGATATGCGGATTGATCTGGCTGATACTTTATTGGAAGGAAAGGTTGTTGGGATTGAACTTGGTACTTCCCCTATTACAGAAGATAAATACATAGACCCGTCAATTCTTAAAAACATTATTAAGAATTTTCGAAAATAA
- a CDS encoding quinate 5-dehydrogenase, which yields MKHVVSISLGSSERDHAVETEILGEKFLIERRGTDGDINKAIQLFKEMDGKVDAFGLGGIDLYIYAGQKRYTFRDAEKIIRHIRHTPVVDGSGLKNTLERKVVHYLAQEYGYDLKGKKVLMVCAVDRFGMAEALIEEGSDVTFGDMIFALGIPVPLKSIKSLNRLARVLCPVITKLPFKMLYPTGNRQKEESQERFNSFYEEADIIAGDFHYIRKYLPKDIHGKLILTNTVTSRDVEMLKSRGAWMLVTTTPNLNGRSFGTNVMEAVLVSLSDKKPAELTPADYDRLLDQIGFVPRIEILNPVQESQTIVL from the coding sequence ATGAAACATGTGGTCAGTATTAGTCTCGGTTCATCAGAAAGGGATCATGCAGTAGAAACGGAGATTTTAGGTGAAAAGTTTTTAATCGAACGCCGGGGAACTGATGGAGATATAAATAAAGCTATCCAGTTGTTTAAAGAAATGGATGGTAAAGTGGATGCTTTTGGGTTGGGCGGAATTGATCTTTACATTTATGCTGGTCAAAAACGTTATACATTTAGGGATGCAGAAAAGATTATTCGACATATCCGTCATACACCCGTAGTCGATGGCAGTGGACTTAAAAATACGCTGGAGCGAAAAGTGGTTCATTACCTTGCACAGGAGTATGGTTATGATTTAAAAGGTAAAAAGGTGCTTATGGTCTGCGCTGTGGATCGATTTGGTATGGCAGAAGCTTTGATTGAAGAGGGAAGTGATGTAACCTTTGGAGATATGATCTTTGCCTTGGGGATTCCGGTTCCTTTGAAATCTATTAAAAGTTTAAATCGGTTGGCCCGGGTACTTTGTCCTGTAATAACTAAACTACCGTTTAAGATGCTTTATCCTACTGGAAATAGACAAAAAGAAGAGAGCCAGGAACGTTTTAATTCATTTTATGAGGAGGCAGATATTATTGCGGGTGATTTCCACTATATTCGAAAATATTTACCAAAAGATATTCATGGAAAGTTGATTTTGACAAATACCGTGACCTCCCGTGATGTAGAGATGCTTAAATCACGTGGAGCCTGGATGTTGGTGACCACAACTCCTAACTTAAATGGTCGTTCTTTTGGAACCAATGTGATGGAAGCGGTTTTGGTCTCATTATCCGATAAAAAGCCCGCAGAATTAACTCCCGCTGACTATGATCGACTTTTGGATCAGATCGGATTTGTTCCCAGAATTGAAATTCTAAACCCTGTTCAGGAAAGTCAAACAATCGTATTGTAA
- a CDS encoding polysaccharide biosynthesis protein, with amino-acid sequence MTKFAFIIHPLDVGDVSRKFPWMKHLSDKMVENIMRCLPPFTASEITGVRSVLGEEVEGWFVACPLTARQMVQYPEHYVLKKIIKACKKAEKLGAEIIGLGAFTSVVGDKGISISRALNIPVTTGNSYTVATALESIILAAHEMGLDLKEERITVVGATGSIGRACSKILAEECTEINLLARTEKKLFELADELTAINPDIKVNIYLPEQMKECLSKSRIILSASGAVCELIQPEMLLPGSVVCDVARPRDVAVKVAEKRDDVLVIEGGVVMVPGPVEFNLDFGFPPKTSYACMAETMILALEKRFECYSLGPELELEKIREISDLARKHGFKLAGLRSFERAITPEVLKQIRNRVKEVI; translated from the coding sequence TTGACCAAATTTGCCTTTATTATTCATCCATTGGATGTTGGTGATGTAAGCAGGAAGTTTCCCTGGATGAAGCATCTATCTGATAAAATGGTTGAAAATATTATGCGCTGTCTTCCTCCATTTACTGCATCTGAGATTACCGGAGTTCGCTCTGTTTTGGGTGAGGAGGTAGAAGGATGGTTTGTTGCCTGTCCTTTAACAGCAAGACAGATGGTGCAGTATCCGGAACATTATGTTTTAAAGAAAATTATTAAGGCCTGTAAAAAGGCCGAAAAATTAGGGGCAGAAATAATTGGCCTTGGAGCTTTTACATCGGTAGTAGGAGATAAGGGAATCAGTATTAGTCGGGCTCTAAATATCCCTGTAACAACCGGTAACTCTTACACTGTAGCTACGGCTTTGGAAAGTATTATTCTGGCTGCTCATGAAATGGGACTGGATTTAAAAGAGGAAAGGATAACTGTTGTGGGAGCTACTGGTTCTATTGGTCGAGCCTGTAGCAAAATATTGGCAGAAGAGTGTACTGAGATCAATCTTCTAGCCCGTACTGAAAAAAAATTATTCGAGTTGGCAGATGAGTTAACAGCTATTAATCCTGATATAAAGGTCAATATCTATTTACCGGAACAAATGAAGGAGTGTCTTTCTAAGTCCAGAATTATCCTGTCTGCTTCTGGAGCTGTTTGTGAATTGATTCAACCTGAAATGCTTCTCCCAGGCTCGGTAGTTTGTGATGTGGCTCGCCCCAGAGATGTGGCGGTAAAAGTTGCTGAGAAAAGAGATGATGTGCTGGTTATTGAAGGTGGTGTAGTAATGGTTCCTGGTCCTGTGGAGTTTAACCTTGATTTTGGATTTCCACCGAAGACCAGTTATGCCTGTATGGCTGAGACCATGATTCTGGCGTTAGAAAAACGTTTTGAGTGCTATTCTTTAGGACCTGAGTTAGAACTTGAAAAAATTCGTGAGATCTCAGATCTGGCCCGTAAACATGGATTTAAATTAGCGGGTTTGAGAAGCTTTGAACGGGCCATAACCCCTGAGGTTTTAAAACAAATTCGTAATCGAGTCAAAGAAGTTATTTGA
- the greA gene encoding transcription elongation factor GreA, with translation MAEEIILTREGFKKLEEELNHLKNVRRREVAKRIKHAREFGDISENSEYDEAKNEQAFVEGRIREIEHLLRKARIAEEESEADVVSVGKTVTLKDLDNNEEITYSIVGSVESDPLNYKISNESPLGKAIIGKKVGDIVEFDAPIGRVRYRIMALKK, from the coding sequence ATGGCGGAGGAAATTATTTTAACACGTGAAGGTTTCAAAAAATTAGAAGAAGAGTTAAATCATTTAAAAAATGTACGTCGTAGAGAGGTTGCTAAACGAATCAAACATGCCCGGGAGTTTGGAGATATCAGTGAAAATTCCGAATACGACGAAGCTAAGAATGAGCAGGCATTTGTCGAAGGTCGAATTCGTGAAATTGAGCATTTGTTGCGTAAGGCCAGGATTGCTGAAGAAGAGAGTGAAGCTGATGTAGTCTCTGTAGGTAAAACTGTAACATTGAAAGATTTAGACAATAATGAAGAGATTACATACAGCATTGTTGGTTCAGTAGAATCTGACCCATTGAACTACAAAATTTCTAACGAATCACCTTTAGGTAAGGCTATTATTGGTAAAAAAGTTGGTGATATCGTTGAGTTTGATGCTCCAATTGGTCGAGTTAGATATCGGATTATGGCATTAAAAAAGTAA
- the lysS gene encoding lysine--tRNA ligase, giving the protein MEFQEHDLNELMLQRRQKLKKLREKNIEPYGDKFEFTHHTTDIKENFDDLEGKEVTIAGRLMAKRGQGKASFAEVADMHGRIQIYVRKNIVGEDLYELFTTLDIGDIIGLTGEVFKTRTGEITIRVKEFKLLSKSLRPLPEKYHGLKDKELRYRMRYLDLMINPEVKNTFITRSKIIRSIRNYLDERNFLEVETPMMHPIAGGASARPFITHHNALDIDLYLRIAPELYLKRLIVGGFERVYEINRNFRNEGMSYKHNPEFTMLELYQAYADYHDMMELTENLFAHVAQEVLGTVKVTYQGVEIDLTPPWRRLTMIDAVKEFTGVDFKEIETDEEARKVAKELGVEVEPTANWGAIVNEVFEEKVEKHLIQPVFIMDHPVEVSPLAKRREDDPRLTYRFEGYIFAREMCNAFSELNDPIDQKERFLAQVAKREAGDDEAQMMDEDFIRALEYGMPPTGGLGIGIDRMVMLLTDSPSIRDVILFPTMRPEK; this is encoded by the coding sequence ATGGAGTTTCAAGAACATGATTTAAATGAACTAATGTTACAAAGACGCCAAAAATTAAAGAAATTGAGAGAAAAGAATATCGAACCCTATGGAGATAAATTTGAATTTACCCATCATACTACTGATATCAAGGAAAACTTTGATGATTTGGAGGGTAAGGAAGTAACAATAGCAGGCCGTTTAATGGCAAAGCGTGGTCAGGGAAAAGCCAGTTTTGCTGAAGTAGCGGATATGCATGGTCGAATTCAGATTTATGTCAGGAAAAATATTGTAGGTGAGGACTTATATGAACTTTTTACTACATTAGATATTGGTGATATTATTGGTTTAACAGGTGAAGTCTTTAAAACCAGAACAGGTGAAATTACCATTCGTGTAAAGGAATTTAAATTATTAAGCAAATCATTGCGTCCTCTTCCTGAAAAATATCATGGTCTTAAAGATAAAGAATTGCGGTACCGTATGCGGTATCTTGACTTAATGATCAATCCGGAAGTAAAAAATACCTTTATTACCCGGAGTAAAATTATCCGGTCAATTCGTAACTATTTAGATGAACGTAATTTCCTGGAAGTAGAGACTCCTATGATGCATCCAATTGCCGGGGGAGCTAGTGCTCGTCCTTTTATTACCCATCATAATGCACTGGATATAGACCTTTATTTACGAATTGCTCCAGAACTATATTTAAAGCGGCTCATTGTTGGTGGTTTTGAGAGGGTTTATGAGATTAACCGTAATTTCCGTAACGAAGGAATGTCATATAAGCATAATCCTGAGTTTACTATGTTAGAACTTTATCAGGCTTATGCTGATTATCATGATATGATGGAATTGACTGAGAATTTATTTGCCCATGTGGCACAGGAAGTATTGGGAACAGTAAAAGTTACTTATCAAGGAGTTGAGATTGATCTGACTCCACCCTGGCGTCGATTGACCATGATCGATGCTGTAAAGGAATTTACAGGTGTTGATTTTAAGGAGATTGAGACAGATGAAGAAGCTCGTAAGGTTGCTAAAGAACTGGGTGTTGAAGTAGAACCGACCGCAAATTGGGGTGCTATTGTTAATGAAGTTTTTGAAGAAAAGGTAGAAAAGCACTTAATTCAACCTGTATTTATCATGGATCATCCGGTTGAGGTCTCTCCTCTGGCTAAGCGTCGGGAAGATGATCCACGGTTGACCTATCGTTTTGAAGGATACATTTTTGCTCGTGAGATGTGTAATGCTTTCTCCGAGTTAAATGATCCTATTGATCAAAAAGAGCGTTTTCTGGCTCAGGTAGCAAAACGGGAAGCTGGAGACGATGAAGCTCAGATGATGGATGAAGATTTCATTCGTGCTTTAGAATATGGTATGCCACCAACCGGCGGACTCGGAATAGGTATTGACAGAATGGTTATGCTTTTAACTGATTCTCCATCTATTCGTGATGTTATCTTATTCCCAACGATGCGTCCGGAAAAATAA